Proteins found in one Streptomyces sp. CB09001 genomic segment:
- a CDS encoding sigma-70 family RNA polymerase sigma factor — MTNGTVTPELDSALEKHRPELTGYCYRMLGSSFEAEDAVQDTLVRAWRSYDKFEGRSSLRSWLYRIATNVCLDMLTAGNKRARPMDLTEATPLARAALSPRPDHTWLEPMPDARVLPQTADPAEAAVAKESVRLAFMAALQQLPPKQRAVLILREVLAWKASEVAELLGTSVASVNSALQRARATLAERADRGADAAVSDPLDEEQQKLLERYVAAFEGYDMTALTALLHEDAVMTMPPFDLWLAGPADITGFMTTLGAACAGSRLLPVQANGLPAFAHYKPDPEAGGFAPWAVQVLEISDGRITGFHCFLDTKRWFPLFDLPLRLEAEADEVQ, encoded by the coding sequence ATGACCAACGGCACCGTGACGCCGGAGCTGGACTCGGCGCTGGAGAAGCACCGGCCCGAGCTGACGGGGTACTGCTACCGCATGCTCGGTTCCTCCTTCGAGGCCGAGGACGCGGTGCAGGACACCCTGGTGCGCGCCTGGCGGAGCTACGACAAGTTCGAGGGCCGCTCCAGTCTGCGCTCCTGGCTGTACCGGATCGCGACCAATGTCTGCCTGGACATGCTGACCGCGGGCAACAAGCGGGCGCGTCCGATGGACCTGACGGAGGCGACGCCGCTCGCCCGGGCCGCACTGTCCCCCCGCCCGGACCACACCTGGCTGGAGCCGATGCCGGACGCCCGCGTGCTGCCGCAGACCGCCGACCCGGCCGAGGCCGCGGTCGCCAAGGAGTCCGTGCGGCTGGCGTTCATGGCCGCCCTGCAACAGCTGCCGCCCAAGCAGCGGGCGGTGCTGATCCTGCGCGAGGTGCTGGCGTGGAAGGCGAGCGAGGTCGCCGAGCTGCTCGGCACCTCGGTCGCCTCCGTCAACAGCGCGCTGCAGCGCGCCCGCGCGACGCTCGCCGAGCGGGCGGACCGGGGGGCCGACGCGGCGGTGTCGGACCCGCTGGACGAGGAGCAGCAGAAGCTGCTGGAGCGTTATGTCGCGGCCTTCGAGGGCTACGACATGACGGCGCTGACGGCGCTGCTGCACGAGGACGCGGTCATGACGATGCCGCCGTTCGACCTGTGGCTGGCCGGCCCGGCGGACATCACCGGTTTCATGACCACGCTGGGTGCCGCGTGCGCCGGGTCCCGGCTGCTGCCGGTCCAGGCCAACGGACTGCCGGCCTTCGCGCACTACAAGCCGGACCCGGAGGCGGGCGGCTTCGCGCCGTGGGCGGTCCAGGTGCTGGAGATCTCAGACGGCCGCATCACCGGGTTCCACTGCTTCCTCGACACCAAGCGGTGGTTCCCGCTGTTCGACCTGCCGCTCCGTCTCGAAGCGGAGGCCGACGAGGTTCAGTAG
- a CDS encoding MFS transporter: MTPADTGASTVVDAASAASAVPDSTGSSGSRMAPGGPGYRRMSFALFLAGVATFALLYSTQALLPLISGDLGVTASDASWTVAAATGGLAVFVLPMSALSERFGRRTVMTASLAVAVTVGLLVPFAPSLPALVALRAVQGAALAGLPASATAYLAEEVRPRALVTAIGLFVAGNSVGGMSGRVITGWVAQEWGWRVAVGVIGLVAVACAVAFRLLLPAPKHFTPGSLRPRVLVRTVRDHLANPLLRRLYAIGALFMTVFGGVYTVIGYRLTEAPFSLPQGLVGSIFLVYLVGTVSASTAGRLVGRLGRRGALYLGAGTTAAGLLLSLAPSLPLVLLGLVLITAGFFAGHAVASSAVGKTAQHGRAQASALYQSAYYVGSSAGSTVGAVAFHSGGWAGTVAVGVLAVLGVVVITVSGSLAARRQAAGAPVRALSLPR; this comes from the coding sequence ATGACTCCCGCCGATACCGGGGCGTCCACGGTCGTGGACGCCGCATCCGCCGCCTCCGCGGTCCCCGACTCCACCGGCTCCTCCGGCTCGCGCATGGCACCGGGCGGCCCCGGCTACCGCCGGATGAGTTTCGCGCTGTTCCTGGCGGGCGTCGCGACCTTCGCGCTCCTCTACTCCACTCAGGCCCTGCTGCCGCTGATCTCGGGCGACCTCGGTGTCACGGCGAGCGACGCGAGCTGGACCGTGGCCGCCGCGACCGGCGGCCTCGCGGTGTTCGTGCTGCCGATGAGCGCGCTGTCGGAGCGGTTCGGACGGCGTACGGTCATGACGGCGTCGCTGGCGGTCGCGGTGACCGTCGGGCTGCTGGTGCCGTTCGCGCCGTCGCTGCCGGCGCTGGTCGCGCTGCGGGCGGTGCAGGGCGCGGCGCTGGCCGGGCTGCCGGCCTCGGCGACGGCGTATCTCGCGGAGGAGGTGCGGCCGCGGGCGCTGGTCACCGCGATCGGCCTGTTCGTGGCGGGCAACAGCGTGGGCGGGATGAGCGGCCGGGTCATCACCGGCTGGGTCGCCCAGGAGTGGGGCTGGCGGGTCGCCGTCGGGGTCATCGGCCTCGTCGCGGTGGCGTGCGCGGTGGCCTTCCGGCTGCTGCTGCCGGCGCCGAAGCACTTCACCCCGGGCTCGCTGCGTCCGCGCGTGCTGGTCCGCACGGTGCGCGACCACCTCGCCAACCCGCTGCTGCGCCGCCTGTACGCGATCGGCGCGCTGTTCATGACGGTGTTCGGCGGCGTCTACACGGTGATCGGCTACCGCCTGACCGAGGCGCCCTTCTCCCTCCCGCAGGGTCTCGTCGGCTCGATCTTCCTGGTCTACCTGGTCGGCACGGTCTCGGCCTCGACGGCGGGCCGCCTGGTGGGCCGTCTCGGCCGCCGCGGGGCGCTCTATCTCGGCGCGGGGACGACGGCGGCGGGCCTGCTCCTGTCCCTGGCGCCGTCCCTGCCGCTGGTCCTGCTGGGTCTGGTACTGATCACGGCGGGCTTCTTCGCCGGGCACGCGGTGGCCTCCTCGGCGGTCGGCAAGACCGCGCAGCACGGCCGCGCCCAGGCCTCGGCGCTGTACCAGTCCGCCTACTACGTGGGCTCCAGCGCGGGCAGCACGGTCGGGGCGGTGGCCTTCCACTCCGGCGGCTGGGCCGGGACGGTCGCGGTGGGGGTGCTCGCGGTGCTGGGCGTCGTGGTCATCACGGTCTCCGGGTCGCTGGCGGCCCGCCGCCAGGCCGCGGGCGCGCCGGTGAGGGCTCTGAGCCTGCCGCGCTGA
- a CDS encoding LysR family transcriptional regulator, with product MVHQRSSRPRLSPSGDTEDIVALLAPRLAHFAGVARTEHVTRAAQEMNVPQSTLSRALVRLEEDLGVDLFVRRGRTLALTVAGRTFLGSVERALAEVERAADEVRADADPATGKVAFGFLHTMGAETVPGLLHAFRADHPRVRFSLVQNYGEAMLEGLRAGELDLCLTSPVPDAPDLVARRLDEQKLRLVVPADHSLAGRRRIRLAEAADEIFVTLEPGYGLRRITDALCKEAGFRPRVAFEGEEAETLRGLVAAGLGVALLPPPAVPRPGVVELTVTAPRAAREIGVAWLAGRTDTPPVAAFKRFLLSRRGSLLPS from the coding sequence ATGGTGCATCAGCGAAGCTCACGGCCCCGCCTGTCACCCTCCGGTGACACAGAAGACATCGTCGCGCTGCTCGCGCCCCGCCTCGCGCACTTCGCCGGTGTGGCCCGCACCGAGCACGTCACCCGGGCCGCCCAGGAGATGAACGTCCCCCAGTCGACCCTCTCCCGCGCCCTCGTCCGCCTGGAGGAGGACCTCGGCGTCGACCTGTTCGTCCGCCGCGGCCGCACCCTCGCGCTGACCGTCGCCGGGCGGACCTTCCTCGGCTCCGTCGAGCGCGCCCTCGCCGAGGTCGAGCGCGCCGCCGACGAGGTCCGCGCCGACGCCGACCCGGCCACCGGCAAGGTCGCCTTCGGCTTCCTGCACACCATGGGCGCCGAGACCGTCCCCGGCCTGCTGCACGCCTTCCGCGCCGACCACCCCCGCGTCCGCTTCAGCCTCGTGCAGAACTACGGCGAGGCCATGCTGGAGGGCCTGCGCGCGGGGGAGCTGGACCTGTGCCTCACCTCCCCGGTCCCCGACGCCCCCGACCTGGTCGCCCGCCGCCTCGACGAGCAGAAGCTGCGCCTGGTCGTCCCGGCCGACCACTCCCTGGCCGGGCGCAGACGCATCCGCCTCGCCGAGGCCGCCGACGAGATCTTCGTGACCCTGGAGCCCGGCTACGGCCTGCGGCGCATCACCGACGCGCTGTGCAAGGAGGCCGGTTTCCGGCCCAGGGTGGCCTTCGAGGGAGAGGAGGCGGAGACGCTGCGCGGCCTGGTCGCGGCCGGTCTCGGCGTCGCCCTGCTGCCGCCGCCCGCCGTGCCCCGCCCCGGCGTGGTCGAACTGACGGTCACCGCCCCGCGCGCCGCCCGCGAGATCGGCGTGGCCTGGCTGGCGGGACGCACGGACACACCACCCGTGGCGGCGTTCAAGAGGTTCCTGCTGTCGAGGAGGGGCAGCCTGCTGCCGTCCTGA
- a CDS encoding TetR/AcrR family transcriptional regulator produces the protein MAATRAYHHGDLRRAVLSAALEVIRSDGVAAISLRDLARRAEVSHAAPAHHFKDKAGLLTAIATEGFELLAAALTAVPAGSTHRLREMGVRYVEFALDHPAHFEVMFRPQLLHAGDPELTAAREHASRALASGVEDLPGVRAGLDARRAGLTAWSLAHGFATLQLGGSLPSLDDDPAETFRALVADRLVVRLP, from the coding sequence ATGGCCGCGACCCGCGCTTACCACCACGGAGACCTGCGCCGAGCCGTCCTCTCCGCCGCGCTGGAGGTCATCCGGAGCGACGGCGTCGCCGCGATCAGCCTCCGCGACCTCGCCCGCCGCGCCGAGGTCTCCCACGCCGCCCCCGCCCACCATTTCAAGGACAAGGCCGGGCTGCTGACCGCGATCGCCACGGAGGGTTTCGAGCTGCTGGCCGCCGCCCTGACCGCGGTGCCGGCCGGCTCCACGCACCGGCTGCGCGAAATGGGCGTGCGGTACGTGGAGTTCGCCCTGGACCATCCGGCCCACTTCGAGGTGATGTTCCGGCCCCAACTGCTCCACGCCGGCGACCCGGAGCTGACCGCGGCCAGGGAGCACGCCTCCCGGGCGCTGGCGTCGGGCGTCGAGGACCTCCCTGGCGTGAGGGCCGGTCTTGATGCCCGGCGGGCCGGCCTGACCGCTTGGTCGCTGGCCCACGGTTTCGCCACCCTGCAGCTCGGCGGAAGTCTCCCGTCGCTGGACGACGACCCGGCCGAAACCTTTCGCGCGCTCGTCGCCGACCGCCTCGTCGTGCGGCTTCCGTAG
- a CDS encoding alpha/beta hydrolase: MAQQATPVRRARLGRTLGPEGTAVSGVVLLLPEGDEVSDRRPSALLAAASVRALGRRLARAGREEGLATHVVHYRYRGWNGAEAHLARDAEWAADEAVRRYGDVPVCLAGVGMGGRAALRAAGHEAVNSALAIAPWLPDDDVAAPPEPVKQLAGRQVLIVHGTNDGHSDPELSFRLASRAKKANRSVCRFEVHSDGHGLRQYRDEVAALAEDFMMGVLFGQSFSRPVEDALAAPPPLGLRMPLAAGFGKSLRR; the protein is encoded by the coding sequence ATGGCACAGCAAGCGACGCCGGTCCGTCGGGCCCGGCTGGGGCGGACGCTCGGTCCGGAGGGGACGGCGGTGAGCGGCGTGGTGCTGCTGCTCCCCGAGGGCGACGAGGTCTCCGACCGCAGGCCCTCCGCGCTGCTCGCGGCCGCGTCCGTGCGCGCGTTGGGACGCAGGCTGGCGCGCGCGGGCCGGGAGGAGGGGCTGGCCACGCACGTCGTGCACTACCGCTACCGCGGCTGGAACGGCGCCGAGGCGCATCTCGCCCGGGACGCGGAATGGGCCGCCGACGAGGCCGTACGGCGCTACGGCGACGTGCCGGTCTGCCTGGCCGGCGTCGGCATGGGCGGTCGTGCGGCGTTGCGGGCGGCGGGGCACGAGGCGGTCAACTCGGCCCTGGCGATCGCCCCTTGGCTGCCGGACGACGATGTGGCCGCGCCACCCGAACCGGTGAAGCAGCTCGCCGGACGGCAGGTGCTGATCGTGCACGGCACGAACGACGGTCACAGCGACCCGGAGTTGTCCTTCCGGCTCGCCTCCCGGGCGAAGAAGGCGAACCGCTCCGTGTGCCGGTTCGAGGTGCACTCCGACGGCCACGGGCTGCGCCAGTACCGGGACGAAGTCGCGGCGCTGGCCGAGGACTTCATGATGGGGGTGCTGTTCGGGCAGTCCTTCTCGCGCCCGGTGGAGGACGCCCTGGCCGCTCCCCCGCCGCTGGGGCTGCGGATGCCGCTGGCGGCGGGGTTCGGGAAGTCGTTGCGGCGGTAG
- a CDS encoding adenosine deaminase: MTSQSTEKSAAATTATVSKTPSPDRIRRAPKVLLHDHLDGGLRPGTVVELARETGYGDLPETDADLLGTWFRQAADSGSLERYLETFSHTVGVMQTRDALVRVAAECAEDLAEDGVVYAEVRYAPEQHLEKGLTLEEVVEAVNEGFREGERRARENGHRIRVGALLTAMRHAARSLEIAELANRYRDLGVVGFDIAGAEAGYPPTRHLDAFEYLKRENNHFTIHAGEAFGLPSIWQALQWCGADRLGHGVRIIDDIQVHEDGSVKLGRLASYVRDKRIPLELCPSSNLQTGAADSYAEHPIGLLRRLHFRATVNTDNRLMSHTGMSREFEHLVEAFGYTLDDMQWFSVNAMKSAFIPFDERLAMINDVIKPGYAELKSEWLFQQTASTSGSSESDS; this comes from the coding sequence ATGACGAGCCAGAGCACCGAGAAGAGCGCCGCGGCCACCACCGCGACGGTCTCGAAGACCCCGTCGCCGGACCGGATCCGCCGGGCGCCCAAGGTCCTGCTGCACGACCACCTCGACGGCGGGCTGCGGCCGGGCACGGTCGTCGAACTCGCCCGCGAGACGGGCTACGGGGACCTTCCCGAAACCGACGCCGACCTGCTCGGCACCTGGTTCCGGCAGGCCGCCGACTCCGGGTCGCTGGAGCGGTACCTGGAGACCTTCTCCCACACCGTCGGCGTCATGCAGACCCGCGACGCCCTGGTCCGGGTCGCCGCCGAGTGCGCGGAGGACCTCGCCGAGGACGGCGTCGTGTACGCCGAGGTCCGGTACGCCCCCGAGCAGCACCTGGAGAAGGGGCTGACCCTCGAAGAGGTCGTCGAGGCCGTCAACGAGGGCTTCCGGGAGGGCGAGCGGCGGGCCCGGGAGAACGGCCACCGCATCCGGGTCGGCGCCCTGCTCACCGCCATGCGGCACGCCGCCCGCTCCCTGGAGATCGCCGAACTCGCCAACCGCTACCGCGACCTCGGCGTGGTCGGCTTCGACATCGCGGGCGCCGAGGCCGGCTACCCGCCCACCCGGCACCTGGACGCCTTCGAGTACCTGAAGCGGGAGAACAACCACTTCACGATCCACGCCGGCGAGGCCTTCGGGCTGCCCTCCATCTGGCAGGCCCTGCAGTGGTGCGGCGCCGACCGGCTCGGGCACGGGGTGCGCATCATCGACGACATCCAGGTCCACGAGGACGGCTCGGTCAAGCTCGGACGGCTCGCCTCCTACGTCCGGGACAAGCGGATCCCGCTGGAGCTGTGCCCCAGCTCCAACCTCCAGACCGGCGCCGCCGACTCCTACGCCGAGCACCCCATCGGGCTGCTGCGCCGGCTGCACTTCCGGGCCACCGTCAATACCGACAACCGGCTGATGTCCCACACCGGCATGAGCCGGGAATTCGAGCACCTGGTCGAGGCATTCGGTTACACGCTCGACGACATGCAGTGGTTCTCCGTCAATGCGATGAAATCAGCGTTCATTCCTTTCGATGAACGACTGGCCATGATCAATGACGTCATCAAGCCCGGATATGCCGAGCTGAAGTCCGAATGGCTGTTCCAGCAGACGGCTTCGACCAGCGGTTCTTCGGAATCCGACAGCTGA
- a CDS encoding ATP-binding protein has translation MKQSAAKTLGVAALGAAFAAAGAGAATAAPELPDTAQTVDSVARTLPAETVSQVAPGAGNVLEQGRRISHTGLTVAQPVVEQVVAEQLAEGPTEPVAKLLGGVPLQGLPTQGLPVNGLPLGG, from the coding sequence ATGAAGCAGTCTGCTGCCAAGACCCTCGGTGTCGCCGCCCTCGGCGCCGCCTTCGCCGCCGCCGGCGCGGGCGCGGCCACCGCGGCCCCCGAGCTCCCGGACACCGCGCAGACGGTGGACTCCGTCGCCCGCACCCTCCCCGCGGAGACCGTCTCCCAGGTGGCGCCCGGCGCGGGCAACGTGCTGGAGCAGGGCCGCAGGATCTCCCACACCGGTCTGACCGTCGCGCAGCCGGTGGTCGAGCAGGTGGTCGCCGAGCAGCTCGCCGAGGGCCCGACCGAGCCGGTCGCCAAGCTGCTCGGCGGCGTGCCGCTGCAGGGGCTGCCCACCCAGGGCCTGCCGGTCAACGGCCTCCCGCTGGGCGGCTGA
- a CDS encoding PspC domain-containing protein: MSSLARPTHGRMIGGVCAALARRFGTSAGTMRVIFLVSCLLPGPQFLLYLALWILLPSEEKAARTAW, encoded by the coding sequence ATGTCCAGCCTCGCCCGCCCCACCCACGGCCGCATGATCGGCGGAGTGTGCGCCGCGCTGGCCCGGCGCTTCGGCACCTCCGCCGGCACGATGCGGGTGATCTTCCTGGTCTCCTGCCTGCTGCCCGGCCCGCAGTTCCTGCTCTACCTGGCCCTGTGGATCCTGCTCCCGTCCGAGGAGAAGGCCGCCCGCACGGCCTGGTGA
- a CDS encoding VanZ family protein produces MQRHGFLGGSAALRIRVTGSVLLVAHLVFVAWYALRPLDVPWVLPPNLEPFAGIRADLALGGRAAARSLGGSLALLAPLGVLLPMAGGRLHVSPLASLLRTTAAAALLSVGIELLQTGVPGQVVDIDSVLLNTVGVALAHLAVVPAGRARLRRWYRQSGREGVLQEEPAQGRTPTIPRVGIAP; encoded by the coding sequence GTGCAGCGTCATGGGTTCCTCGGCGGCAGCGCCGCGCTCCGCATCCGTGTGACAGGAAGTGTTCTCCTGGTCGCACATCTCGTGTTCGTCGCCTGGTACGCGCTGCGGCCGCTGGACGTCCCCTGGGTACTGCCGCCCAACCTGGAGCCGTTCGCCGGGATCCGCGCCGACCTGGCGCTGGGCGGGCGCGCGGCGGCCCGTTCGCTCGGCGGCTCGCTGGCCCTGCTGGCACCGCTCGGCGTCCTGCTGCCGATGGCCGGCGGGCGGCTGCACGTCTCGCCGCTGGCGTCCCTGCTGCGCACCACGGCCGCGGCCGCCCTGCTGTCGGTGGGCATCGAGCTGCTCCAGACCGGGGTGCCCGGTCAGGTCGTCGACATCGACTCGGTGCTGCTGAACACGGTGGGCGTGGCCCTCGCGCACCTCGCCGTCGTCCCGGCGGGCCGGGCCCGGCTCCGCCGCTGGTACCGGCAGAGCGGGCGGGAGGGTGTCCTCCAGGAGGAGCCCGCTCAGGGTCGGACCCCGACGATTCCCAGGGTCGGTATCGCCCCGTAG
- the afsQ2 gene encoding two-component system sensor histidine kinase AfsQ2 gives MTREHQGGTRGLAAARKGFWSGLRFTSLRLRLVLVFGLVALTAAVSASGIAYWLNREAVLTRTQDAVLRDFEQEMQNRAGALPEHPTQDEVQHTAGQMANSSQRFSVLLVAENADGTAVYGSSGGLGGFALTDVPESLRTAVNKEQKVTSANKHPYHLYWQRITDDGTPYLVAGTKVIGGGPTGYMLKSLEPEAKDLNSLAWSLGIATALALLGSALLAQALATTVLKPVHRLGVAARRLGEGKLDTRLRVSGTDELADLSRTFNSAAENLEKRVADMAGREQASRRFVADMSHELRTPLTALTAVTEVLEEELEYAGEGEGEGGSFDPMVEPAVRLVVSETRRLNDLVENLMEVTRFDAGTARLVLDDVDVADQITACIDARAWLDAVDLEAERGVHARLDPRRLDVILANLIGNALKHGGSPVRVSVARADDEIVIRVRDNGPGIPEDVLPHVFDRFYKASASRPRSEGSGLGLSIALENAHIHGGEITAENAPEGGAVFTLRLPQDPSPPVDEDDEVDGAGGAGGADEETDDRGKDAKGQV, from the coding sequence GTGACACGGGAACACCAGGGGGGCACCCGCGGCCTGGCCGCGGCGCGCAAGGGTTTCTGGTCCGGGCTGCGCTTCACCAGCCTGCGTCTCCGGCTGGTCCTCGTCTTCGGCCTGGTGGCGCTGACCGCCGCCGTGTCCGCGTCCGGCATCGCGTACTGGCTGAACCGGGAGGCGGTGCTCACCCGTACCCAGGACGCCGTGCTGCGGGACTTCGAGCAGGAGATGCAGAACCGGGCGGGCGCGCTGCCCGAGCACCCCACGCAGGACGAGGTGCAGCACACCGCGGGGCAGATGGCCAACAGCAGCCAGCGGTTCTCGGTGCTGCTGGTCGCCGAGAACGCCGACGGCACCGCCGTGTACGGCAGTTCCGGCGGTCTGGGCGGCTTCGCGCTGACCGACGTGCCGGAGTCGCTGCGCACGGCGGTGAACAAGGAGCAGAAGGTCACCTCGGCCAACAAGCACCCGTACCACCTGTACTGGCAGCGGATCACCGACGACGGCACCCCGTACCTGGTGGCCGGCACGAAGGTGATCGGCGGCGGGCCGACCGGCTACATGCTCAAGTCACTGGAACCGGAGGCGAAGGACCTGAACTCGCTCGCCTGGTCGCTGGGGATCGCCACCGCGCTCGCTCTGCTCGGCTCCGCACTGCTCGCGCAGGCCCTGGCGACGACCGTGCTGAAACCGGTGCACCGGCTCGGGGTCGCGGCGCGGCGGCTGGGCGAGGGGAAGCTGGACACCCGGCTGCGGGTGTCCGGCACCGACGAACTGGCCGATCTGTCCCGGACGTTCAACAGCGCCGCCGAGAACCTGGAGAAGCGGGTCGCGGACATGGCGGGCCGGGAGCAGGCCTCCCGGCGCTTCGTCGCGGACATGAGCCATGAGCTGCGTACCCCGCTGACGGCGCTCACCGCGGTGACGGAGGTGCTGGAGGAGGAGCTGGAGTACGCGGGCGAGGGCGAGGGGGAGGGCGGGAGTTTCGACCCGATGGTCGAGCCCGCCGTGCGGCTGGTGGTGAGTGAGACGCGGCGGCTGAACGACCTGGTGGAGAACCTGATGGAGGTCACCCGCTTCGACGCGGGCACCGCCCGGCTGGTCCTGGACGACGTCGACGTCGCCGACCAGATCACCGCCTGCATCGACGCCCGGGCCTGGCTGGACGCCGTCGACCTGGAGGCCGAGCGCGGCGTCCACGCCCGCCTCGACCCGCGCCGTCTGGACGTCATCCTCGCCAACCTGATCGGCAACGCGCTCAAGCACGGCGGGTCGCCGGTCAGGGTGTCCGTGGCGCGGGCGGACGACGAGATCGTCATCCGGGTGCGGGACAACGGTCCCGGCATCCCCGAGGACGTCCTGCCGCACGTCTTCGACCGTTTCTACAAGGCGAGCGCCTCCCGGCCGCGGTCCGAGGGCAGCGGGCTCGGCCTGTCCATCGCCCTGGAGAACGCGCACATCCACGGCGGCGAGATCACCGCGGAGAACGCCCCGGAGGGTGGTGCGGTGTTCACCCTGCGGCTGCCGCAGGACCCGTCGCCGCCCGTCGACGAGGACGACGAGGTCGACGGGGCCGGCGGGGCCGGCGGGGCCGACGAGGAGACCGACGACCGGGGCAAGGACGCGAAGGGACAGGTCTGA
- the afsQ1 gene encoding two-component system response regulator AfsQ1, whose translation MPSLLLIEDDDAIRTALELSLTRQGHRVATAASGEDGLKLLREQRPDLIVLDVMLPGIDGFEVCRRIRRTDQLPIILLTARNDDIDVVVGLESGADDYVVKPVQGRVLDARIRAVLRRGERESTDSASFGSLVIDRSAMTVTKNGEDLQLTPTELRLLLELSRRPGQALSRQQLLRLVWEHDYLGDSRLVDACVQRLRAKVEDVPSSPTLIRTVRGVGYRLDPPQ comes from the coding sequence GTGCCTTCCCTGTTGCTGATCGAGGACGACGACGCCATCCGTACGGCCCTGGAGCTCTCCCTGACCCGCCAGGGCCACCGGGTGGCCACCGCTGCCAGCGGCGAGGACGGTCTGAAGCTGTTGCGCGAGCAGCGGCCGGACCTGATCGTGCTGGACGTGATGCTGCCCGGCATCGACGGTTTCGAGGTGTGCCGTCGCATCCGGCGCACCGACCAGCTGCCGATCATCCTGCTGACCGCGCGCAACGACGACATCGACGTGGTCGTCGGTCTCGAGTCGGGCGCCGACGACTACGTCGTCAAACCCGTCCAGGGCCGGGTCCTGGACGCCCGGATCCGGGCCGTGCTGCGGCGCGGGGAACGGGAGTCCACCGACTCGGCGAGCTTCGGCAGCCTGGTCATCGACCGTTCGGCGATGACCGTGACGAAGAACGGCGAGGACCTCCAGCTGACGCCCACCGAGCTGCGGCTGCTCCTGGAGCTGAGCCGGCGGCCCGGACAGGCGCTGTCCCGGCAGCAGTTGCTGCGGCTGGTGTGGGAGCACGACTACCTCGGCGACTCCCGGCTGGTGGACGCGTGCGTGCAGCGGCTGCGCGCCAAGGTCGAGGACGTGCCGTCGTCCCCGACCCTGATCCGTACCGTGCGGGGTGTCGGCTACCGGCTGGATCCGCCTCAGTGA
- a CDS encoding SigE family RNA polymerase sigma factor, with amino-acid sequence MNTLKGTNTSAVLTRLHDVHAHRGSEKSGAVSGRGCARGTGRQHTAYMTVVDANTGETGDAGTAGDRGERRSLSEAEFTAYVQERRSSLYATAYHLTGDRFEAEDLLQSALFSTYRAWDRISDKAAVGGYLRRTMTNLHISAWRRRKLNEYPTEELPETPGDMDAMRGTELRTVLWQALARLPELQRTMLVLRYYEGRTDPEIADILDISVGTVKSSIWRSLRRLREDEVLSFGRDQEDAFGELVA; translated from the coding sequence ATGAACACGCTGAAGGGCACCAACACCAGCGCAGTGCTCACGCGTCTGCACGACGTGCACGCACACCGGGGTTCCGAGAAGTCCGGTGCCGTGAGCGGGCGGGGGTGCGCTCGCGGCACCGGGCGTCAGCACACCGCGTACATGACGGTGGTTGACGCGAACACGGGGGAAACGGGAGACGCGGGGACCGCGGGGGACCGGGGGGAGCGCCGATCCCTGTCGGAGGCGGAGTTCACCGCCTACGTCCAGGAGCGCCGCTCCTCCCTGTACGCGACCGCCTACCACCTCACCGGCGACCGCTTCGAGGCCGAGGACCTGCTGCAGAGCGCGCTGTTCTCGACCTACCGGGCGTGGGACCGGATCAGTGACAAGGCGGCGGTCGGCGGGTACCTCCGCCGCACCATGACCAACCTGCACATCAGCGCCTGGCGGCGCCGCAAGCTCAACGAGTACCCGACCGAGGAACTGCCGGAGACGCCCGGCGACATGGACGCGATGCGCGGCACCGAGCTGCGCACCGTCCTGTGGCAGGCGCTCGCCCGGCTGCCCGAACTCCAGCGCACCATGCTGGTCCTGCGCTACTACGAGGGCCGCACGGACCCGGAGATCGCGGACATCCTCGACATCAGCGTCGGCACGGTGAAGTCCAGCATCTGGCGCTCGCTGCGCCGGCTGCGCGAGGACGAGGTCCTCAGCTTCGGCCGTGACCAGGAGGACGCCTTCGGCGAGCTGGTCGCCTGA